The proteins below are encoded in one region of Citrobacter enshiensis:
- the rpsL gene encoding 30S ribosomal protein S12 → MATVNQLVRKPRARKVAKSNVPALEACPQKRGVCTRVYTTTPKKPNSALRKVCRVRLTNGFEVTSYIGGEGHNLQEHSVILIRGGRVKDLPGVRYHTVRGALDCSGVKDRKQSRSKYGVKRPKA, encoded by the coding sequence ATGGCAACAGTTAACCAGCTGGTACGCAAACCACGCGCACGCAAAGTTGCAAAGAGCAACGTGCCTGCGCTGGAAGCATGCCCGCAGAAACGTGGCGTATGTACTCGTGTATATACTACCACTCCTAAAAAACCGAACTCCGCACTGCGTAAAGTTTGCCGTGTTCGTTTGACTAACGGTTTTGAAGTGACTTCCTACATCGGTGGTGAAGGTCACAACCTGCAGGAGCACTCCGTGATCCTGATCCGTGGCGGTCGTGTAAAAGACCTTCCGGGTGTTCGTTACCACACCGTTCGTGGTGCGCTTGACTGCTCCGGCGTTAAAGACCGTAAGCAATCACGTTCCAAGTATGGCGTGAAACGTCCTAAGGCTTAA
- the rpsG gene encoding 30S ribosomal protein S7: protein MPRRRVIGQRKILPDPKFGSELLAKFVNILMVDGKKSTAETIVYSALETLAQRSGKNELEAFEVALENVRPTVEVKSRRVGGSTYQVPVEVRPVRRNALAMRWIVEAARKRGDKSMALRLANELSDAAENKGTAVKKREDVHRMAEANKAFAHYRW, encoded by the coding sequence ATGCCACGTCGTCGCGTCATTGGTCAGCGTAAAATTCTGCCGGATCCGAAGTTCGGATCAGAACTGCTGGCTAAATTTGTAAATATCCTGATGGTAGATGGTAAAAAATCTACTGCCGAAACTATCGTATACAGCGCGCTGGAGACCCTGGCTCAGCGTTCTGGTAAAAACGAACTGGAAGCTTTCGAAGTAGCTCTCGAAAACGTGCGCCCGACTGTCGAAGTTAAGTCTCGCCGCGTTGGTGGTTCTACTTATCAGGTACCAGTTGAAGTCCGTCCGGTCCGTCGTAATGCTCTGGCAATGCGTTGGATCGTTGAAGCTGCTCGTAAACGCGGTGATAAATCCATGGCTCTGCGCCTGGCGAACGAACTTTCTGATGCTGCAGAAAACAAAGGTACTGCAGTTAAGAAACGTGAAGACGTTCACCGTATGGCAGAAGCCAACAAGGCGTTCGCACACTACCGTTGGTAA